In Carassius auratus strain Wakin chromosome 49, ASM336829v1, whole genome shotgun sequence, one DNA window encodes the following:
- the LOC113066141 gene encoding F-box/SPRY domain-containing protein 1-like: MSGAGVVVGTQSAGLGAAAAGCCSSSSGAGSAALLGCVSGMAGRLLSRVLEHIFSYLELADLMNCSLVCWHWYNCLADENSEVWRSLCARLLSEEALRSDILCNLPSYKAKLKSFQHALSSHDCSRNVYIKKNGFTLHRNPIAQSTDGARGKIGFTEGRHAWEVWWEGPLGTVAVIGIATKRAPMQCQGYVALLGSDDQSWGWNLVDNNLLHNGEVNGNFPQCNNAPKYQIGERIRVILDMDDKTLAFERGFEFLGVAFRGLPKTCLFPAVSAVYGNTEVTMVYLGRPLDG, translated from the exons ATGTCTGGCGCAGGGGTCGTGGTAGGGACGCAGTCTGCGGGGCTGGGCGCTGCCGCCGCGGGCTGCTGCTCCTCCTCGTCGGGCGCCGGTTCTGCCGCATTATTAGGCTGTGTGTCAGGCATGGCGGGTCGGTTACTCAGCAGAGTTCTCGAGCATATATTCTCCTATCTTGAGCTGGCGGATCTCATGAACTGCTCGCTCGTTTGCTGGCACTGGTACAACTGTCTGGCGGATGAAAACAGCGAGGTGTGGCGGAGTCTGTGCGCCCGCTTGCTCAGTGAAGAAGCGCTGCGCTCCGATATTCTCTGCAACCTGCCTTCATACAAAGcaaaa CTGAAGTCCTTCCAGCACGCTCTGAGCTCCCATGACTGCTCTAGAAATGTATATATCAAGAAAAACGGGTTTACTCTGCACCGCAACCCCATCGCCCAAAGCACCGATGGTGCCCGTGGGAAGATTGGCTTCACGGAGGGCCGGCATGCCTGGGAGGTCTGGTGGGAAGGTCCTCTTGGGACGGTGGCGGTGATCGGCATCGCAACCAAGAGGGCTCCCATGCAATGCCAGGGCTATGTGGCGCTTCTAGGCAGCGATGACCAGAGCTGGGGATGGAATCTAGTTGACAATAACCTGCTTCACAATGGAGAGGTCAACGGCAACTTCCCCCAGTGCAACAACGCACCAAAATACCAG ATCGGGGAGAGAATACGTGTAATCCTAGACATGGATGATAAGACACTAGCCTTTGAACGAGGTTTTGAGTTCCTTGGAGTGGCGTTCCGTGGGCTCCCCAAAACATGCCTGTTTCCCGCTGTGTCAGCCGTCTATGGGAACACTGAAGTGACTATGGTGTATCTGGGAAGACCCCTGGATGGATAA